In Methanosarcinales archaeon, the genomic stretch ATAGAATTATATTCAAACTATTTAAATATTGTCAATTAATTAGGGACACGACCACTATTGAAAAGGCGTGAGAAAGGATAAACTGCCATTGGACAGTTCAATCCATTATTTTTTCCAGCTGGGTCTTGATCATTTCATATATCTTATTTTTATAACGTTCGGGTTCTGTAATATTGAACAGAACAACTCCGTCTATATACCAGGCCACCTCAATGACTAGTTTTTTGTTTTCCAGCTCATCTACTAATAACTTCAGTTTACTGACATCATCCAGGGCTTCTCTCCAGTCTCCACCGAGTTTGATGTCGTAGGCCTGCCCCTCTTTGAAAAGTTCGAATTTTTTCAGGGTGAATGCATATGTCTGGAACCACTGGTAATCATCTTTCGATGCATTTTCAAATCCTGGAGTACCTTTCTGAATACTCATTTTTAGTATATTTGCAAATGAAAAAACCTCAGATGAAGTTAGAGTACTATCATTGATCTTATCTAGTAATTGAATGATTTCTTTCATGATTTAACTCCCGTATTTACTATAGAGTTTATCTTATGATTCCATATATTTTTTGATATAACTTCTTTAAATTGAACGGGTGACCATGCGCCAGTCAATGAGGTCAGAAATCGTAAATCGGATGTAGGGTTATTCGGAAGTACTGTATATGCACAAAGGTTTTTTAAGTAGCAATCCAATTGAGGGGGTACATTCCAGAAATCGCGCCCACCAAAATCAGGGCGGCGCTGGTGATTCCAGGGCTATAGGAATTGTTTCCTATCGGAGGAAAATTTTAAATGGTTAAGAAAGAAGACAAATCTGATCAAGAAGAGATCAAACATATAGTGCGTATCGCCAATACTGATCTTGAAGGTAAGAAATCAGTGCAGTATTCCCTTACAGGGATAAAAGGTATAAATCGGCGAACTGCGCGTATTATTTCTGATATTGCAAACGTGGACCACACTGCAACCATAGGGTATCTGGATGATGAAAAGATTGATTCATTGAAAGAGACAATTGATAAAATTGAATCTATCCTACCGGTATGGATGTTGAACAGGCGTAAAGACCTTCTAAGTGGAGAGGATAAACACATTACATCAACAGATGTTCTACTCATTAAGCGGGAAGACCTTAATACCATGAAAAAGACCCGTTCATATATAGGTATCAGGCATGAGCGAGGGCATAAAGTAAGGGGTCAGAGAACCAAATCCTCGGGTAGGAAGGGACTTACTGTGGGTGTAAAGAGGAAATCCAGTTAGGTGGTGATTTGTTATGGGATATCCAGGTAAGAATACAAAGTCATATGAAACTCCTAAACATCCATGGCAGGCCGCCAGAATGGCTGAAGAAGTGGGACATATCAAGACCTACGGGCTAAGAAACAAGCGTGAAGTTTGGAGAGCCCAGAGTATGCTTCGAAAATACCGCCGCTCAGCCATGGAATTATTGGCAGAGACCACAGAAGGTGAATTGACAGGGCACACCAAACAGAAAGCTGATGACATTTTGAACAAGCTTAAGCGATATGGTATACTAACTGCAGAAAGTGGTTTGGATGATATTCTGGCATTAGATGCCAAGAATTTCCTGGACAGAAGGCTTCAGACCCAGGTATACAGACAGGGGTTCGCAAACAGCCTGAGGCAGTCAAGACAATTCATCACACATGGTCATATTTCCATTGATGGTAAGAAGATCACCGTGCCCAGCTACACAGTCTCAAAGGATGACGAAATGAAGATCGGATATTACGCAAGTTCTTCACTTGTAAACGAAGTTCATCCATCCCGTCCGGCCCAGATAATGAAACAAGAAATA encodes the following:
- a CDS encoding 30S ribosomal protein S4, producing MGYPGKNTKSYETPKHPWQAARMAEEVGHIKTYGLRNKREVWRAQSMLRKYRRSAMELLAETTEGELTGHTKQKADDILNKLKRYGILTAESGLDDILALDAKNFLDRRLQTQVYRQGFANSLRQSRQFITHGHISIDGKKITVPSYTVSKDDEMKIGYYASSSLVNEVHPSRPAQIMKQEIAQIAGAREEQRGRGKRRGRR
- a CDS encoding 30S ribosomal protein S13 — its product is MVKKEDKSDQEEIKHIVRIANTDLEGKKSVQYSLTGIKGINRRTARIISDIANVDHTATIGYLDDEKIDSLKETIDKIESILPVWMLNRRKDLLSGEDKHITSTDVLLIKREDLNTMKKTRSYIGIRHERGHKVRGQRTKSSGRKGLTVGVKRKSS